A genomic region of Microbacterium schleiferi contains the following coding sequences:
- the carB gene encoding carbamoyl-phosphate synthase large subunit, whose translation MPKRDDIRSVLVIGSGPIVIGQACEFDYSGTQACRVLRAEGVRVILVNSNPATIMTDPDFADATYIEPITPEVIETIIAKEKPDAILPTLGGQTALNAAMALHDRGILEKYDVELIGAKVDAIRKGEDRQVFKELVIEAGADVAASRICHTMDEVLAGAEELGYPLVVRPSFTMGGLGSGFAYDEADLRRIAGAGIHDSPTHEVLLEESILGWKEYELELMRDTADNTVVVCSIENVDPVGVHTGDSITVAPALTLTDREYQKLRDIGIDIIRAVGVDTGGCNIQFAVDPASGRIIVIEMNPRVSRSSALASKATGFPIAKIAAKLAIGYRLDEIPNDITKVTPASFEPTLDYVVVKVPRFNFEKFPAADTTLTTTMKSVGEAMAIGRNYTTALQKALRSLEKRGSSFHWGAEPRTVEELLDIARTPTDGRIVVVQQALRKGATVEQAFDATAIDPWFLDQIVLINEVAAFIAGAGELDAETLRIAKEHGFSDAQIAELRGITETEARGIRHGLDIRPVYKTVDTCAGEFPALTPYHYSSYDAETEVTASERTKVVIIGSGPNRIGQGVEFDYSCVHASFALSDAGFETIMVNCNPETVSTDYDTSDRLYFEPLTLEDVLEVLHAEARSGTILGVICQLGGQTPLGLAKGIEAAGYTILGTSPAAIDLAEERSLFSGILAEAGLIAPRHGTAVDVEGAVVVAEDIGYPVLVRPSFVLGGRGMEIVYDTASLRDYFVRVADQAIIGPGMPLLVDRFLDDAIEIDVDALYDGHQLYIGGVMEHLEEAGIHSGDSSCTLPPVSLGRTEIDRVREATLAIAHGVGVRGLLNVQFAISAGVLYVIEANPRASRTVPFVSKALGIPLAKAASRIMAGSSIAELIAEGLLPASDGSRVPLDAPVAVKEAVLPFKRFRTKDGQIVDSVLGPEMRSTGEVMGIDRDFPTAFAKSQAAAYGGLPLEGTVFISVSDADKRAVILPAHRLQELGFTLLATEGTAEILARNGIAVDVVNKYSATQASGETNVVDLINDGRIDIVVNTPSGGMARADGYEIRAAAVAGDKALFTTMAVLGAAVSAFPSLRRGFEVKSLQDYARERAERA comes from the coding sequence ATGCCTAAGCGCGACGACATCCGCTCCGTCCTGGTCATCGGCTCCGGCCCGATCGTCATCGGCCAGGCCTGCGAGTTCGACTACTCCGGAACCCAGGCCTGCCGCGTGCTGCGCGCCGAGGGCGTCCGGGTGATCCTGGTCAACTCCAACCCGGCCACGATCATGACCGACCCCGACTTCGCCGACGCGACCTACATCGAACCGATCACCCCGGAGGTCATCGAGACGATCATCGCGAAGGAGAAGCCCGACGCGATCCTGCCGACCCTGGGCGGACAGACGGCGCTGAACGCTGCGATGGCCCTGCACGACCGCGGCATCCTCGAGAAGTACGACGTCGAGCTCATCGGCGCCAAGGTGGACGCGATCCGCAAGGGCGAGGACCGCCAGGTGTTCAAGGAACTCGTGATCGAGGCCGGTGCGGATGTCGCCGCCAGCCGCATCTGCCACACGATGGATGAGGTCCTCGCCGGCGCTGAGGAGCTCGGCTACCCCCTCGTCGTCCGCCCCTCTTTCACGATGGGTGGCCTCGGCTCCGGCTTCGCGTACGACGAGGCTGACCTGCGCCGGATCGCCGGTGCCGGAATCCACGACTCGCCCACCCACGAGGTGCTGCTCGAGGAGTCGATCCTCGGGTGGAAGGAGTACGAACTCGAGCTCATGCGCGACACCGCTGACAACACGGTCGTCGTCTGCTCCATCGAGAACGTCGATCCCGTGGGCGTCCACACTGGCGACTCCATCACGGTCGCCCCGGCGCTGACCCTGACCGACCGCGAGTACCAGAAGCTGCGCGACATCGGGATCGACATCATCCGCGCGGTCGGCGTGGACACGGGCGGCTGCAACATCCAGTTCGCCGTCGACCCCGCGAGCGGTCGGATCATCGTCATCGAGATGAATCCGCGTGTCTCCCGCTCGTCGGCTCTGGCGTCGAAGGCCACGGGGTTCCCGATCGCGAAGATCGCTGCGAAGCTCGCCATCGGCTACCGGCTCGATGAGATCCCGAACGACATCACCAAGGTCACGCCGGCAAGCTTCGAGCCCACGCTGGACTACGTCGTCGTCAAGGTGCCGCGCTTCAACTTCGAGAAGTTCCCGGCAGCCGACACGACGCTCACGACGACCATGAAGTCCGTCGGTGAGGCCATGGCGATCGGCCGCAACTACACGACGGCGCTGCAGAAGGCCCTCCGCTCGCTCGAGAAGCGCGGCTCCAGCTTCCACTGGGGCGCTGAACCGCGCACCGTCGAGGAGCTGCTCGACATCGCACGAACTCCCACCGACGGACGCATCGTCGTGGTCCAGCAGGCCCTGCGCAAGGGCGCGACGGTCGAGCAGGCCTTCGATGCGACAGCCATCGACCCCTGGTTCCTCGACCAGATCGTCCTCATCAACGAGGTGGCAGCCTTCATCGCCGGCGCCGGGGAGCTGGATGCCGAAACGCTGCGCATCGCCAAGGAGCACGGGTTCAGCGACGCGCAGATCGCCGAGCTTCGCGGCATCACCGAGACCGAAGCCCGCGGCATCCGACACGGCCTCGACATCCGCCCGGTCTACAAGACCGTCGACACCTGCGCCGGCGAGTTCCCGGCACTCACGCCGTACCACTACTCGAGCTATGACGCCGAGACCGAGGTCACGGCCTCGGAGCGCACGAAGGTCGTCATCATCGGGTCGGGTCCGAACCGCATCGGGCAGGGCGTCGAGTTCGACTACTCGTGCGTGCACGCCTCCTTCGCCCTGAGCGACGCGGGCTTCGAGACGATCATGGTCAACTGCAATCCCGAGACGGTGTCCACCGACTACGACACCTCCGACCGGCTCTACTTCGAACCGCTCACCCTGGAGGACGTGCTGGAGGTCCTGCATGCCGAGGCGCGCTCGGGCACGATCCTGGGCGTCATCTGCCAGCTCGGCGGCCAGACTCCGCTGGGCCTGGCCAAGGGCATCGAAGCAGCCGGGTACACGATCCTCGGCACGAGCCCGGCCGCGATCGACCTCGCGGAGGAGCGGAGCCTGTTCAGCGGCATCCTTGCCGAGGCAGGGCTCATTGCGCCCCGCCACGGCACCGCCGTCGACGTCGAGGGTGCCGTGGTCGTCGCTGAAGACATCGGTTACCCGGTGCTGGTTCGCCCGAGCTTCGTGCTCGGCGGCCGCGGCATGGAGATCGTCTACGACACGGCGAGTCTTCGCGACTACTTCGTGCGCGTCGCCGACCAGGCGATCATCGGCCCCGGGATGCCGCTCCTGGTCGACCGGTTCCTCGACGACGCGATCGAGATCGATGTCGACGCGCTCTACGACGGTCACCAGCTCTACATCGGTGGCGTGATGGAGCACCTCGAGGAGGCTGGCATCCACTCCGGCGACTCGAGCTGCACGCTTCCCCCGGTGTCGCTCGGACGCACCGAGATCGACCGTGTCCGCGAGGCGACCCTCGCCATCGCGCACGGCGTTGGCGTTCGCGGGCTGCTGAACGTGCAGTTCGCCATCAGTGCCGGCGTGCTCTACGTCATCGAGGCGAACCCGCGCGCGAGCCGCACCGTCCCGTTCGTCTCGAAGGCGTTGGGTATTCCCCTCGCGAAGGCCGCCAGCCGCATCATGGCGGGTTCCTCGATCGCTGAGCTGATCGCGGAAGGCCTGCTGCCGGCATCCGATGGCTCTCGCGTTCCCCTGGACGCACCGGTCGCGGTGAAGGAAGCAGTTCTTCCCTTCAAGCGCTTCCGCACCAAGGACGGCCAGATCGTCGATTCGGTGCTGGGCCCCGAGATGCGATCGACCGGCGAGGTCATGGGTATCGACCGTGACTTCCCGACCGCCTTTGCGAAGAGTCAGGCTGCCGCGTACGGCGGTCTGCCGCTCGAGGGAACGGTGTTCATCTCGGTCTCAGATGCCGACAAGCGTGCCGTGATTTTGCCCGCCCATCGACTGCAGGAACTCGGGTTCACCCTTCTGGCCACCGAAGGCACGGCAGAGATCCTTGCCCGCAACGGGATCGCTGTGGACGTCGTGAACAAGTACTCCGCTACGCAGGCCTCGGGTGAGACCAACGTCGTCGACCTGATCAACGACGGACGCATCGACATCGTGGTGAACACCCCGAGCGGCGGCATGGCCCGGGCCGATGGGTACGAGATCCGCGCCGCCGCGGTGGCGGGCGACAAGGCCCTGTTCACCACGATGGCCGTCCTCGGCGCCGCCGTGAGCGCGTTCCCGTCGCTTCGCCGGGGCTTCGAGGTCAAAAGTCTCCAGGACTATGCACGCGAAAGGGCTGAGCGCGCGTGA
- the pyrR gene encoding bifunctional pyr operon transcriptional regulator/uracil phosphoribosyltransferase PyrR encodes MSTRAVMQDADISRALTRISHEIIESNRGAGELVLLGIPTRGVPLAERIAALISGFTDHTVPVGSLDVTMYRDDLHRNPTRTPHPTRIPDAGIDGKTVVLVDDVLFSGRSIRAALDALQDIGRPAAVRLAILVDRGHRELPIRPDFVGKNLPSSRSEHVAVRLREIDGSDEVSIRS; translated from the coding sequence ATGAGCACCCGCGCAGTCATGCAGGATGCCGACATCTCACGCGCTCTGACGAGGATCTCCCACGAGATCATCGAATCCAATCGCGGTGCCGGCGAGCTCGTCCTCCTGGGTATCCCGACCCGTGGTGTGCCGCTCGCCGAGCGCATCGCAGCCCTGATCAGCGGCTTCACCGATCACACGGTGCCCGTCGGGTCGCTCGATGTCACGATGTACCGCGACGATCTGCATCGCAATCCGACGCGCACGCCGCACCCCACGCGCATCCCGGACGCGGGGATCGACGGCAAGACCGTCGTCCTCGTGGATGACGTGCTGTTTTCGGGGCGCAGCATCCGCGCCGCCCTCGACGCCCTGCAAGACATCGGCAGGCCCGCCGCCGTGCGCCTGGCGATCCTCGTGGACCGCGGGCACCGGGAGCTCCCGATCCGCCCGGACTTCGTGGGGAAGAACCTGCCCTCCTCGCGGTCGGAGCACGTGGCCGTGCGACTTCGCGAGATCGACGGCTCCGACGAGGTGAGCATCCGATCATGA
- a CDS encoding aspartate carbamoyltransferase catalytic subunit — translation MRHLLDTATLTREDALRILDTAEDMSDTQRREVKKLPTLRGKTVVNLFFEDSTRTRISFEAAAKRLSADVINFAAKGSSVSKGESLQDTAQTLQAMGADAVVIRHGASGAPHTLATSGWITAGVVNAGDGTHEHPTQALLDAFTMRKRLYGDDSRGRDLSGTRVAIVGDVLHSRVARSNMWLLHTLGAHVTLVAPPTLVPQDVSAWPAQIVYDLDEAIAAAPDVLMLLRIQLERMNAAYFPSEREYARRWGFDARRLAALGADSMVMHPGPMNRGLEISAEAADSAQSTVLEQVTNGVSVRMAVLYLLLAGSTTSTATTSTGEERV, via the coding sequence ATGAGGCATCTGCTCGACACCGCGACCCTGACACGGGAGGATGCGCTCCGCATCCTGGACACCGCCGAAGACATGTCCGATACCCAGCGCAGGGAGGTCAAGAAGCTCCCGACGCTGCGGGGTAAGACGGTGGTGAATCTCTTCTTCGAGGACTCGACCCGAACCCGCATTTCGTTCGAGGCGGCGGCAAAGCGCCTGTCGGCCGATGTCATCAACTTCGCCGCGAAAGGGTCCTCGGTCTCGAAGGGCGAGTCCCTGCAGGACACGGCCCAGACGCTCCAGGCCATGGGCGCGGATGCCGTCGTCATCCGCCACGGTGCCTCGGGTGCTCCGCACACCCTCGCCACGAGCGGTTGGATCACCGCGGGCGTTGTCAATGCCGGTGACGGAACCCACGAGCATCCCACCCAGGCACTGCTCGATGCCTTCACGATGCGCAAACGCCTCTATGGCGATGACAGCCGCGGACGCGATCTCTCCGGCACGCGCGTAGCGATCGTCGGGGACGTGCTTCACTCCCGGGTGGCCCGCTCGAATATGTGGTTGCTGCACACGCTGGGCGCGCACGTCACGCTCGTCGCCCCGCCGACCCTGGTGCCCCAGGATGTCTCGGCATGGCCTGCGCAGATCGTGTATGACCTCGACGAGGCGATCGCCGCAGCCCCCGATGTCCTGATGCTGCTTCGCATCCAGCTCGAGCGCATGAACGCTGCGTACTTCCCGAGCGAGCGGGAGTATGCCAGGCGCTGGGGCTTCGATGCGCGTCGGCTCGCAGCTCTGGGCGCCGATAGCATGGTCATGCACCCGGGCCCCATGAATCGCGGACTCGAGATCTCCGCCGAAGCCGCCGATTCGGCGCAATCGACCGTCCTGGAACAGGTCACCAACGGCGTGTCGGTCAGGATGGCGGTGCTCTATCTGCTGCTGGCGGGTTCGACGACATCCACAGCGACGACATCGACAGGGGAGGAACGAGTATGA
- the carA gene encoding glutamine-hydrolyzing carbamoyl-phosphate synthase small subunit: MSLFHTDPAVLVLEDGTRFRGRAYGARGVTLGEVVFATGMTGYQETLTDPSYAGQIVLQTAPHIGNTGMNDEDPESRQIWVAGYIVRDPSRVVSNWRADESLDEALERDGIVGISGIDTRAVTRHIRSAGSMRGGIFSGDAAALDADEHRRLVLEAPLMAGQNLSAAVSVAAPEVTPATGERIGSLAVIDLGIKKATIDNLAARGFDVHVLPQDASIDDIRAIEPVGVFYSNGPGDPSASADHVELLRSVLDDRVPFFGICFGNQLLGRALGLGTYKLPFGHRGINQPVLDKQTGRVEITAHNHGFAVDAPLDEPFDSPQGYGRVEVSHIGLNDRVVEGLRALDIPAFSVQYHPEAAAGPHDANYLFDRFADLVRANLSTKEANA, from the coding sequence ATGAGCTTGTTCCACACCGATCCTGCCGTGCTCGTCCTCGAGGACGGCACCCGATTCCGTGGCCGTGCCTACGGCGCGCGCGGCGTCACCCTGGGTGAAGTCGTCTTCGCGACGGGGATGACCGGGTACCAAGAGACACTCACCGACCCGTCCTACGCCGGTCAGATCGTGCTGCAGACTGCCCCCCACATCGGCAACACGGGAATGAACGACGAAGATCCGGAGTCCCGCCAGATCTGGGTGGCCGGCTACATCGTTCGCGACCCGTCCCGGGTCGTGTCGAACTGGCGCGCTGACGAGTCCCTCGATGAAGCGCTCGAACGCGACGGCATCGTGGGCATCAGTGGGATCGACACCCGGGCCGTGACCCGCCACATCCGTTCGGCAGGGTCCATGCGCGGTGGCATCTTCTCGGGAGACGCCGCGGCTCTGGATGCTGACGAACACCGGCGCCTCGTGCTCGAGGCCCCGCTCATGGCCGGACAGAATCTCTCAGCTGCCGTCTCGGTCGCTGCGCCCGAGGTCACGCCGGCCACGGGGGAGCGGATCGGATCGCTCGCGGTCATCGACCTCGGCATCAAGAAGGCCACGATCGACAACCTCGCGGCACGCGGCTTCGATGTTCATGTCCTGCCGCAGGATGCGTCGATCGACGACATCCGCGCGATCGAGCCGGTCGGGGTCTTCTACTCCAACGGCCCGGGGGACCCGTCGGCGTCCGCGGATCACGTCGAGCTCCTCCGTTCCGTACTGGACGACCGGGTTCCATTCTTCGGGATCTGCTTCGGAAACCAGTTGCTCGGCCGGGCCCTGGGGCTCGGCACGTACAAGCTGCCGTTCGGTCACCGCGGCATCAACCAGCCAGTCTTGGACAAGCAGACGGGACGTGTGGAGATCACTGCCCACAACCACGGCTTCGCGGTCGATGCACCGCTGGATGAGCCCTTCGACAGTCCACAGGGCTACGGACGCGTGGAGGTGAGCCACATCGGACTCAACGACCGGGTCGTGGAGGGCCTTCGCGCTCTCGACATCCCGGCCTTCTCGGTGCAGTACCACCCCGAGGCGGCGGCCGGCCCGCACGACGCCAACTACCTGTTCGACCGATTCGCCGACCTCGTTCGCGCGAACCTCAGCACGAAAGAAGCGAATGCCTAA
- the pyrF gene encoding orotidine-5'-phosphate decarboxylase has product MNSFGARLWATLDQFGPLCVGIDPHVSLLESWGLEATADGARRFGLRVVEACAGRVGIVKPQVAFFERYGSAGFAALEEVMAAARDTGLVVIADAKRGDIGTTMDGYAAAWLEPGSPLEADAVTLSPYLGPDSLYATITAAIRRGKGAFVLAATSNPEGRPVQTALTRDEAAPDNESVAARVARDVGALNIGLPGALGSAGLVVGATVDRGAFGLSDVVLAGTPILAPGFGAQGAEPSDLPRLFGYVAANVVASESRSILAVGPDRLESRIEQRSALYSRASND; this is encoded by the coding sequence GTGAACTCGTTCGGTGCTCGGCTGTGGGCCACCCTGGACCAGTTCGGCCCGCTGTGCGTCGGTATCGACCCACATGTGAGCCTGCTCGAGTCCTGGGGGCTTGAGGCCACCGCCGACGGCGCCCGGCGCTTCGGGCTGCGTGTGGTGGAGGCCTGTGCGGGGCGCGTCGGCATCGTCAAGCCACAGGTCGCGTTCTTCGAGCGGTACGGTTCAGCGGGGTTCGCGGCGCTCGAGGAGGTCATGGCGGCTGCTCGCGACACGGGGCTGGTCGTGATCGCCGACGCCAAGCGCGGCGACATCGGAACGACCATGGACGGCTATGCCGCGGCGTGGCTCGAGCCCGGCTCGCCGCTGGAGGCGGATGCCGTGACCCTCAGCCCCTACCTCGGGCCTGACTCTCTGTACGCCACGATCACCGCGGCCATCCGCCGCGGCAAGGGCGCGTTCGTTCTTGCAGCCACGAGCAACCCCGAAGGAAGGCCCGTCCAAACGGCGCTCACCCGAGATGAGGCGGCGCCCGACAATGAGAGCGTGGCGGCGCGGGTCGCCCGCGACGTCGGCGCGCTCAACATCGGTCTGCCCGGTGCGCTCGGTTCGGCGGGACTCGTCGTCGGGGCGACCGTCGATCGCGGCGCTTTCGGGCTCAGCGATGTCGTCCTCGCGGGAACCCCGATTCTTGCTCCCGGTTTCGGCGCGCAGGGCGCGGAGCCGTCCGATTTGCCGCGATTGTTCGGCTATGTCGCCGCGAACGTCGTCGCCTCCGAGAGTAGAAGCATCCTGGCTGTGGGGCCCGACCGCCTGGAGTCGCGCATCGAGCAGCGGTCGGCGCTCTATTCTCGGGCGAGCAATGACTGA
- a CDS encoding dihydroorotase — protein MNEVLLVRGAELADGTRTDLLVQDGIIAETGSGLDMPGARVIDASGLIALPGLVDLHVHFREPGFEASETILTGSRAAAAGGFTTVFTMPNTSPVADTAGVVEQELALGEAAGYVTVQPIGAVTIGQKGERLAELGAMATSRARVRVFSDDGFCVWDPVIMRRALEYVKAFGGVIAQHAQDPRLTEGAQMNEGVVSAELGLAGWPAVAEEAIIARDVLLAEHVGSRLHVCHLSTAGSVDIIRWAKKRGIDVTAEVTPHHLLLTEDRVRGYDARFKVNPPLRTSEDVEAVREGLADGTIDIVATDHAPHPSETKACEWQAAAHGMVGLESALRIVHGTMVDTGRMTWNDVARTMSATPARIGSLSEHGTPVAAGQPASFTLYDPAPARTFSVNDLRGRSRNSPYLGEELPGEVRWTINRGTVTVADGVLLETPGALS, from the coding sequence ATGAACGAGGTCCTCTTGGTCCGGGGCGCTGAGCTCGCGGACGGCACCCGCACAGACCTGCTCGTGCAGGATGGCATCATCGCCGAGACGGGGTCGGGACTCGACATGCCCGGCGCGCGCGTCATCGACGCCTCCGGGCTCATCGCCCTCCCGGGGCTGGTCGACCTCCACGTCCACTTCCGCGAGCCCGGCTTCGAGGCATCCGAGACGATCCTGACCGGTTCCCGCGCGGCCGCCGCCGGCGGTTTCACGACGGTCTTCACGATGCCGAACACCTCTCCGGTCGCTGACACCGCCGGCGTGGTCGAACAAGAGCTCGCCCTGGGCGAAGCGGCAGGCTACGTCACCGTACAGCCGATCGGCGCCGTCACGATCGGGCAGAAAGGCGAACGGCTCGCCGAACTCGGCGCGATGGCTACCTCACGCGCGCGGGTGCGGGTGTTCAGCGACGACGGATTCTGCGTCTGGGACCCCGTGATCATGCGGCGCGCACTCGAGTACGTCAAGGCCTTCGGCGGGGTCATCGCGCAGCACGCGCAAGACCCTCGTCTGACCGAGGGTGCGCAGATGAACGAGGGGGTCGTCTCTGCCGAGCTCGGGCTCGCGGGGTGGCCGGCGGTGGCTGAGGAAGCGATCATTGCGCGCGATGTGCTGCTGGCAGAGCACGTCGGTTCCCGCCTCCATGTCTGTCATCTGTCGACAGCCGGCTCGGTGGACATCATCCGCTGGGCAAAGAAGCGCGGCATCGACGTAACCGCCGAAGTGACCCCCCACCACCTCCTGCTCACCGAGGATCGGGTCCGCGGATACGACGCACGGTTCAAGGTCAACCCTCCGCTTCGTACCTCCGAGGACGTGGAAGCCGTCCGGGAGGGGCTCGCGGACGGGACGATCGATATCGTGGCAACCGATCACGCCCCGCATCCGAGCGAGACGAAGGCCTGCGAATGGCAGGCTGCAGCCCATGGGATGGTCGGCCTCGAAAGCGCCCTGCGCATCGTGCACGGCACCATGGTCGACACCGGCCGCATGACCTGGAACGATGTCGCCCGCACCATGTCAGCGACGCCCGCTCGGATCGGCAGTCTCAGCGAGCATGGCACGCCGGTCGCGGCGGGGCAGCCCGCATCCTTCACGCTCTACGATCCCGCACCGGCCCGGACCTTCTCGGTGAATGACCTCCGCGGTCGCAGCCGCAACTCGCCCTACCTCGGCGAGGAGCTGCCCGGCGAGGTCCGCTGGACCATCAACCGCGGCACCGTGACAGTCGCCGACGGCGTCCTCCTCGAGACCCCGGGGGCGCTGTCATGA